GACGGGGCCGACAACATCTTTTCCCACCTCATCAACGAGATGGACCTCGAGAAGATCAAGGTAGGCATGAAGGTCCGGGCGGTCTTCAAGGACACCGCGGACATGGAGGGCAACATCCAGGACATCAAGTACTTCGAAATCATTCGCTGACCTGAACGACAGCCCGGGAGCCGTCCGGTTTCCCCCGCGGGATCCGGACGGCCCACCCGAAGGCCATCGCGGGATACGGAACGGAGGCATCGAGCGCAATGTGGATAGGGTCTCATCTCAGAATCGAATCATGGATGGCGGAGATTCTCTTCTACGGGTTTTTCCTCCTTGTTCTCTGGCAGGGTCGCAAGGTCTTGGGACGGGAGCGGGCAAGCATCTTCCTGTGGGGCTCCCTGCTGTGGACCCTCACGGTGGAAAACCTGATGGTCCTCAACGGGGCTTATGACTATTTCGCATATGCTGACTATTACTGCGCCGGGGGGAGTCTGATCGGCGGATTCAGCGGCTGGGCCTGCATGGTCCTCTTCGTTCCCCTTAGCATCTCCCTGGGCTGGTTTATCTTCAGCCTGCCGGCGTTCATCATCGCCGACCGTCTTCTGCCGAGGTCCAACATCTGGCTCAAGGCAACCGTGGCGGCGGTCATGCTGGTCAGCCTGGATCTGCTCATGGATCCCATCAGCGTCGTCAACGAGTGGTGGCGCTGGACCGTACCCGGCTACTATCTCCGGGGGGTCAGCGTCGGCAATTACATCGGCTGGTTCTTCATGCTCTTCTTCTTCGCCGCAATCTACGAGCGTACCGTGATTGAACGGGGCTCTTTCGCCTGGCTCAGACCGCTGGAAAAGCTCTTCTTCCGACGGAATACGTCCGACCTGAAAAAGGAAAGCATCCAGGGAGTGGGTAAAATTCTGTATTTCCGCACGGCGGCGTTCATCCCCGT
This genomic window from Syntrophaceae bacterium contains:
- a CDS encoding carotenoid biosynthesis protein produces the protein MAEILFYGFFLLVLWQGRKVLGRERASIFLWGSLLWTLTVENLMVLNGAYDYFAYADYYCAGGSLIGGFSGWACMVLFVPLSISLGWFIFSLPAFIIADRLLPRSNIWLKATVAAVMLVSLDLLMDPISVVNEWWRWTVPGYYLRGVSVGNYIGWFFMLFFFAAIYERTVIERGSFAWLRPLEKLFFRRNTSDLKKESIQGVGKILYFRTAAFIPVMVIATLLVATIPKQMGFNRYAPFHNVFPKKFDQLYPASAKPAGLGAVVLADDDPRRVKGPRCGTVLDGTPQPAVREGR